Proteins found in one Hyla sarda isolate aHylSar1 chromosome 7, aHylSar1.hap1, whole genome shotgun sequence genomic segment:
- the LOC130283099 gene encoding trypsin-like: MKFLLICMLLGAVAAFEDDDKIVGGYTCTKNSVPYVVSLNSGYHFCGGSLINNLWVISAAHCYKASLQVRLGEHNIATSEGTEQFINSAKVIRHGSYNSRTLDNDILLIKLASAATLNSYVKAVGLPTGCASAGTSCLISGWGNTLSSGTNYPNLLQCLNAPILTASQCSNAYPGEITGNMICVGYLEGGKDSCQGDSGGPVVCNGQLQGVVSWGYGCALRNYPGVYTKVCNYNSWISSTVAAN; the protein is encoded by the exons ATGAAGTTTCTTCTGATCTGTATGCTCCTCGGAGCAGTTG ctgcttttgAGGATGATGATAAGATTGTAGGAGGTTACACCTGCACCAAGAACTCCGTCCCCTACGTGGTGTCTCTGAACTCCGGCTACCACTTCTGTGGTGGATCCCTGATCAACAACCTTTGGGTCATCTCTGCTGCTCACTGCTACAAGGC GAGCCTTCAGGTCAGACTGGGAGAACACAACATCGCTACCAGTGAAGGCACCGAGCAGTTCATCAACTCCGCCAAGGTTATCAGACATGGAAGCTACAACTCCAGAACCCTGGACAATGACATCCTGTTGATCAAGCTGGCCTCTGCCGCCACCCTCAACTCCTACGTCAAGGCTGTTGGTCTGCCCACTGGCTGCGCTTCTGCCGGAACCAGCTGTCTGATCTCCGGATGGGGCAACACCCTCAGCAGTGGAA CCAACTACCCCAACCTCCTGCAGTGCCTGAACGCCCCCATCCTGACCGCCTCCCAGTGTAGCAACGCCTACCCCGGAGAGATTACCGGCAACATGATCTGTGTTGGATATCTGGAAGGTGGCAAGGATTCCTGCCAG GGTGACTCCGGTGGACCCGTGGTCTGCAATGGACAGCTCCAGGGTGTTGTCTCCTGGGGATATGGCTGTGCCCTCAGGAACTATCCTGGTGTCTACACCAAGgtctgcaactacaactcctggatCTCCAGCACCGTTGCCGCCAACTAA